In Methylovirgula sp., a single genomic region encodes these proteins:
- a CDS encoding sensor histidine kinase → MDLIVGTDQKGFWAVRTYLVALEAVVVARCLQYISWTVLYPFPLLFYFPAVCLAALYGGAGPGALAAILSGLCVFFFAWPGGDGVHHWAIAEPFAAYAIVTTICIFTFDAVRNAIVELRQQNAVAATQLREADGRIKALRHQMTNNMQAVASLLTLQKMKLKTDPWAAASLLDDARQRVVDMSRISRRLSERAAAAMGFRQYLQLLCADLQYEAVVSSHEIVGTVSDDVDITDAEKLMAVSVLIGEAVSNALKHAFRENQGGTISVEMKRIAADQCQLIVQDNGRGLPEGLDPAAAKTGGFLVMQAMAVQLGGKLEHLPSPQGTTLIVIFEI, encoded by the coding sequence TTGGATCTTATTGTTGGTACGGACCAGAAGGGTTTCTGGGCCGTTCGTACTTATCTTGTCGCCCTCGAGGCCGTCGTTGTTGCCAGGTGCCTCCAGTATATATCCTGGACAGTGCTGTACCCTTTCCCGTTGCTGTTTTATTTCCCGGCCGTTTGCCTTGCAGCGCTCTATGGTGGCGCGGGGCCTGGCGCTCTTGCGGCGATTCTTTCAGGTCTGTGCGTCTTCTTTTTCGCGTGGCCGGGCGGTGATGGTGTCCACCATTGGGCGATCGCCGAGCCGTTTGCGGCTTACGCGATCGTCACGACGATCTGCATCTTCACTTTTGATGCTGTCCGGAACGCGATTGTTGAGCTGCGGCAGCAAAATGCTGTGGCTGCCACGCAATTGCGTGAAGCGGACGGTCGGATAAAAGCGTTACGCCACCAGATGACCAATAACATGCAGGCCGTGGCGAGCCTTCTGACCTTGCAGAAAATGAAGCTGAAGACGGATCCTTGGGCGGCGGCGAGTTTGCTTGACGACGCGCGTCAAAGGGTCGTCGACATGAGCCGTATCAGCCGCCGCCTCAGTGAGCGCGCGGCTGCGGCCATGGGCTTCCGCCAATATCTGCAATTACTATGCGCCGATCTGCAATACGAAGCCGTTGTGTCGTCGCATGAAATCGTCGGTACGGTTTCTGATGATGTCGATATCACCGACGCGGAAAAATTGATGGCCGTATCTGTCTTGATCGGCGAGGCCGTCAGCAATGCGCTCAAACACGCATTTCGCGAAAATCAAGGCGGCACCATTTCCGTCGAGATGAAACGGATCGCTGCCGATCAATGTCAGTTGATCGTTCAAGACAATGGCCGCGGCTTGCCAGAGGGACTCGACCCCGCGGCGGCAAAGACGGGCGGGTTCCTCGTCATGCAGGCCATGGCCGTACAGCTCGGCGGCAAGCTCGAACATTTGCCATCGCCGCAGGGCACGACCTTGATCGTGATTTTCGAAATCTAA
- a CDS encoding alpha/beta hydrolase, with protein sequence MPEVIFNGPAGRLEGRFHPSTQRGAPIAIILHPHPQFGGTMNNQIVYNLYYAFAERGFSVLRFNFRGVGRSQGAFDHGQGELSDAAAALDWAQTINPDARACWIAGVSFGAWIGMQLLMRRPEVEGFISVAPPANRFDFSFLAPCPSSGLFVHGDQDRVAPLKEVTGLIEKLKTQRGITIEHAVIPGANHFFENCVEPLIEEVSIYLDRRLGNPPKLPTPTRAEPGDRPS encoded by the coding sequence ATGCCCGAGGTTATTTTCAATGGCCCCGCCGGTCGTCTTGAGGGACGTTTTCATCCCTCGACGCAGCGCGGCGCGCCCATCGCGATCATTCTGCATCCCCACCCGCAGTTCGGCGGGACGATGAACAATCAGATCGTCTACAACCTCTATTACGCCTTCGCCGAGCGTGGCTTTTCGGTACTGCGGTTCAACTTCCGCGGCGTCGGCCGCAGCCAGGGTGCTTTCGATCACGGCCAGGGCGAGCTTTCCGACGCAGCCGCGGCGCTCGATTGGGCGCAGACGATCAATCCCGATGCGCGCGCCTGCTGGATTGCCGGCGTCTCCTTCGGCGCCTGGATCGGCATGCAGCTTCTGATGCGCCGGCCGGAGGTCGAGGGCTTCATCTCGGTCGCCCCGCCGGCAAACCGGTTCGATTTTTCCTTCCTTGCGCCCTGCCCGTCCTCAGGCCTGTTCGTTCATGGCGATCAGGATCGCGTCGCGCCGCTCAAGGAAGTTACCGGCCTCATCGAGAAGCTCAAAACACAGCGCGGCATCACGATCGAGCACGCGGTCATCCCCGGTGCCAATCATTTCTTCGAAAATTGCGTCGAGCCGTTGATCGAAGAAGTTTCGATCTATCTTGACCGACGCCTCGGCAATCCGCCGAAATTGCCGACGCCGACCCGGGCAGAGCCCGGCGACCGGCCGAGCTAG
- a CDS encoding cysteine desulfurase family protein codes for MPLRRAYLDHNATSALRPAAREAMLAALTQTGNASSVHREGRAARAKLEAAREAVAHFVKTQPKNVYFTSGATEAANLVLTPELELDGNKTPFDVLLISAGEHACILQGHRFPAAKVEKLPLTQQGMLDLDALDAALARHAGARVLLALQAANNETGVLQQVAEAAGRVHAVGGALVCDAVQAAGKSACDFAVLGADVLVLSAHKIGGPQGVGALCFARDRHHIGSIIVRGGGQERGLRAGTENVAAIAGFAASVAGVTEAGPHEIERLAGLRDRLECDVLAIAPDAVFFGAATQRLPNTTNFAVPGLSAEVLLMALDLEGVAVSSGSACSSGKVKRSHVLEAMNVPSALADGAIRVSFGWSSEEDDVDMFRTAFSKAVETIRAKRVKPAA; via the coding sequence GTGCCGCTGCGACGCGCCTATCTCGACCACAACGCCACGAGTGCGCTGCGCCCCGCTGCGCGCGAAGCGATGCTCGCCGCGCTGACGCAGACGGGCAATGCTTCTTCGGTCCATCGCGAAGGCCGGGCCGCGCGGGCGAAGCTGGAAGCGGCGCGCGAGGCCGTCGCTCACTTCGTCAAGACGCAGCCGAAAAACGTCTATTTTACCTCCGGCGCGACTGAAGCGGCCAACCTTGTCCTGACGCCAGAGCTTGAGCTTGACGGCAACAAAACGCCATTCGACGTGCTTTTGATCTCGGCCGGCGAACACGCCTGCATCCTTCAGGGCCACCGTTTCCCGGCCGCGAAAGTGGAAAAGCTGCCGCTGACGCAGCAGGGCATGCTTGATCTTGATGCTCTCGATGCGGCGCTGGCGCGCCATGCCGGCGCCCGGGTACTCCTCGCATTACAGGCCGCCAATAACGAGACAGGTGTGCTACAGCAAGTCGCTGAGGCTGCCGGTCGCGTCCATGCCGTCGGTGGAGCACTCGTCTGCGACGCGGTTCAGGCGGCGGGCAAGTCCGCCTGTGACTTTGCCGTGCTGGGCGCTGACGTTCTGGTGCTTTCGGCGCATAAAATCGGCGGCCCGCAGGGGGTGGGCGCCCTTTGTTTTGCAAGGGATCGTCATCATATTGGTTCTATAATCGTTCGCGGCGGCGGCCAGGAGCGCGGGTTGCGCGCCGGTACCGAGAATGTCGCAGCGATTGCGGGTTTTGCCGCGTCTGTCGCAGGCGTGACTGAAGCCGGACCGCATGAGATAGAGCGGTTGGCGGGTTTGCGTGACCGGTTGGAATGCGACGTTCTGGCAATCGCGCCGGACGCAGTGTTTTTCGGGGCGGCCACACAAAGGCTGCCGAACACGACGAATTTTGCGGTGCCGGGTTTGAGCGCCGAGGTTTTGTTGATGGCGCTCGATCTGGAAGGCGTGGCGGTCTCCTCCGGGTCCGCCTGTTCTTCGGGTAAGGTCAAGCGCTCGCATGTGCTTGAGGCGATGAATGTGCCGTCCGCACTGGCGGACGGGGCGATCCGGGTGAGCTTTGGCTGGAGTTCCGAGGAGGACGATGTCGATATGTTTCGCACCGCTTTCAGCAAGGCGGTCGAGACGATCCGGGCAAAGCGGGTGAAACCCGCCGCATAG
- the sufB gene encoding Fe-S cluster assembly protein SufB, producing the protein MAAVQETIDRVKSIDVSEYKYGFFSDIESDKAPKGLSEDIVRFISAKKNEPEWLTEWRLEAYRRWLTMQEPRWARVAYEPIHYQDLYYYAAPKTASGPKSLDEVDPELLKIYEKLGIPLNERAILAGVEGAGEAPSRVAVDAVFDSVSVVTTFKEELAKAGVIFCSISEAVQTHPELVRKYLGSVVPPTDNFFATLNSAVYSDGSFVYIPPGVRCPMELSTYFRINEKNTGQFERTLIIADKGSYVSYLEGCTAPKRDENQLHAAVVELIALEDAEIKYSTVQNWYPGDSSGKGGVYNFVTKRGDCRGANSKISWTQVETGSAITWKYPSCILRGDNSRGEFYSIAISNGYQQVDSGTKMIHLGKNTTSRIISKGIAAGKSQNTYRGQVSAHRKATGARNFTNCDSLLIGNDCGAHTVPYIEAHNRTAQFEHEATTSKISEDQLFYCMQRGLSGEEATALIVNGFVRDVLQQLPMEFAVEAQKLIAVSLEGSVG; encoded by the coding sequence ATGGCTGCGGTGCAGGAAACGATCGATCGTGTCAAATCGATCGATGTGAGCGAATATAAGTATGGCTTCTTTTCCGATATTGAATCGGACAAGGCGCCGAAGGGATTAAGCGAAGATATCGTCCGCTTCATTTCGGCAAAGAAGAACGAGCCGGAATGGTTGACCGAATGGCGGCTCGAAGCCTATCGGCGGTGGCTGACGATGCAGGAGCCACGCTGGGCGCGTGTCGCCTATGAGCCGATCCATTATCAGGATCTCTATTATTACGCCGCGCCGAAGACGGCTTCGGGGCCGAAGTCGCTTGACGAGGTCGATCCGGAACTCCTGAAGATTTATGAGAAGCTCGGCATTCCGCTGAACGAGCGGGCCATCCTTGCCGGCGTCGAAGGCGCTGGCGAGGCGCCGAGCCGCGTCGCTGTCGATGCGGTGTTTGATTCCGTTTCGGTCGTCACGACGTTCAAGGAAGAGCTTGCCAAGGCCGGCGTGATTTTCTGCTCGATCTCGGAAGCGGTGCAGACGCATCCCGAGCTCGTGCGCAAATACCTCGGCTCTGTCGTGCCGCCGACCGACAATTTTTTCGCGACGCTGAACTCGGCGGTCTATTCGGATGGTTCGTTTGTTTACATTCCGCCGGGCGTTCGCTGCCCGATGGAACTCTCGACCTATTTCCGCATCAACGAGAAGAACACCGGCCAGTTCGAGCGCACGCTGATCATCGCCGACAAGGGCTCTTACGTCTCCTATCTCGAAGGCTGCACGGCGCCGAAGCGCGACGAGAACCAGCTTCACGCCGCGGTGGTGGAACTCATCGCGCTCGAAGATGCCGAGATCAAATATTCGACCGTACAGAACTGGTATCCGGGCGATTCCTCGGGCAAGGGCGGCGTCTATAATTTCGTCACCAAGCGCGGCGATTGCCGCGGTGCGAATTCGAAGATCTCCTGGACGCAGGTCGAGACCGGCTCGGCGATCACCTGGAAATATCCGTCGTGCATCCTGCGTGGCGACAATTCACGCGGCGAGTTCTATTCGATCGCGATCTCGAACGGCTATCAGCAGGTCGATTCCGGCACCAAGATGATCCATCTCGGCAAGAACACGACGAGCCGGATCATCTCGAAAGGTATCGCTGCGGGCAAGTCGCAGAATACCTATCGCGGTCAGGTCTCAGCCCACCGCAAGGCGACAGGCGCGCGCAATTTCACCAATTGCGACTCGCTCCTCATCGGTAACGATTGCGGTGCTCATACGGTGCCTTACATTGAGGCGCATAATCGCACGGCGCAATTCGAGCATGAAGCGACGACCTCGAAAATCTCCGAGGATCAGCTCTTCTATTGTATGCAGCGTGGATTGAGCGGCGAGGAGGCGACGGCGTTGATCGTCAACGGCTTCGTCCGCGACGTGCTGCAGCAATTGCCGATGGAATTCGCCGTCGAGGCCCAAAAGCTGATCGCGGTTTCTCTGGAAGGCAGCGTTGGCTAG
- the sufC gene encoding Fe-S cluster assembly ATPase SufC, with protein sequence MLEVKNLSVSIGDREILKDFNLTVANGEVAAIMGPNGSGKSTLSYVIAGKPDYEVTSGEVLLDGENILDLSPDERAAKGVFLAFQYPVEIPGVTTMTFLKATLNAIRRQRGEPELSIPDFIKRVNAASAKLNIKPDLLKRAVNVGFSGGEKKRMDIFQMAFLEPHFAILDETDSGLDIDALRIVADGVNALRAKDRSFLVITHYQRLLEYIVPDKVHVMAGGRIVRSGGKELALELEKSGYKDYEAELV encoded by the coding sequence ATGTTGGAAGTCAAAAATCTGAGCGTGTCGATCGGTGACCGCGAAATCTTGAAAGACTTCAACCTCACCGTTGCCAATGGTGAGGTGGCGGCGATCATGGGGCCGAACGGCTCCGGCAAATCGACGCTCTCTTATGTCATCGCCGGCAAGCCTGATTATGAAGTCACGTCGGGCGAAGTGCTGCTCGATGGTGAGAACATTCTCGACCTGTCGCCGGACGAGCGCGCGGCGAAGGGCGTGTTCCTCGCCTTTCAATATCCGGTCGAGATTCCCGGCGTTACGACGATGACCTTCCTGAAGGCGACGTTGAACGCCATCCGCAGGCAGCGCGGCGAGCCGGAGCTGTCGATTCCCGATTTCATCAAGCGGGTGAACGCGGCCTCGGCGAAGCTGAACATCAAGCCCGATCTGTTGAAGCGCGCGGTGAATGTCGGCTTCTCGGGCGGCGAGAAGAAGCGCATGGATATTTTCCAGATGGCGTTTCTCGAGCCGCATTTCGCGATCCTCGACGAAACCGATTCTGGTCTCGACATCGATGCGTTGCGGATCGTCGCGGATGGCGTGAACGCTTTGCGCGCCAAGGATCGTAGCTTCCTTGTCATCACGCATTATCAGCGCCTGCTCGAATATATCGTGCCGGACAAAGTGCATGTGATGGCCGGCGGCCGGATCGTTCGCAGCGGCGGCAAGGAACTGGCGCTCGAACTCGAAAAGAGCGGCTACAAGGATTACGAAGCGGAATTGGTGTGA
- the sufD gene encoding Fe-S cluster assembly protein SufD, which translates to MSIQIIPTSTAAENALAEAFGLAKALLPGNAIVAEQRAHAFEAFARAGLPNRDIEAWHYTDLRNLMRKALPLVAAPTPARIAKLATDAAGLPSPRLVLVDGVFAPELSTALPAGVNIVPLATALAQGDASLIESLAAAWAEADDAMVSLNAALMQDGLVIDVAPGAQIEAPLHVVYATVAPEPGARFSRSLVRVGAGAKFRLNEMSLGQGGRVGQTNNTLIFEVGDNADVAHSQLLTRTEPGSLRLETFMVKLGAKAKFDSFALITGAGLVRRQIYKLFAGADAKASLRGVSLLRGREHADTTLFVRHVATGCEGRQNFRYILDNEATGVFQGKIVVDRIAQKTDGRMLAKALLLSDDATMNSRPELEIFADDVACGHGATIGGLSEDQLFYLQSRGLPRKEAEALLLEAFAAELVDEIGDESLVTAYRGEVTAWLDGRAQA; encoded by the coding sequence ATGAGCATTCAGATCATTCCCACGTCGACTGCAGCCGAAAACGCATTGGCCGAGGCCTTCGGTCTCGCAAAGGCGCTGCTGCCGGGCAACGCGATTGTCGCCGAACAGCGCGCGCACGCCTTCGAGGCTTTTGCCCGCGCTGGTCTACCCAATCGTGATATCGAGGCGTGGCATTACACGGATCTGCGCAATCTGATGCGCAAGGCGTTGCCTTTGGTGGCGGCGCCGACGCCTGCGCGGATTGCCAAGCTTGCCACCGACGCAGCAGGCTTGCCGTCTCCCCGTCTCGTTCTGGTCGATGGCGTATTTGCGCCGGAACTCTCGACGGCTTTGCCCGCGGGCGTGAATATTGTGCCGCTCGCGACCGCACTCGCGCAGGGTGATGCATCGTTGATCGAAAGCCTCGCGGCCGCATGGGCCGAGGCGGACGATGCGATGGTCTCGCTCAATGCCGCTTTGATGCAGGACGGACTCGTGATCGATGTTGCGCCAGGCGCGCAGATCGAAGCGCCGCTTCATGTCGTCTATGCGACCGTCGCGCCAGAGCCCGGCGCGCGTTTCTCGCGCTCACTGGTGCGCGTCGGCGCCGGCGCAAAATTCAGGCTCAACGAGATGAGCCTGGGGCAGGGCGGCCGCGTCGGCCAGACCAACAATACGCTGATCTTTGAGGTTGGCGATAACGCCGACGTCGCCCACAGCCAGTTGCTGACACGTACTGAGCCGGGCAGTTTGCGGCTGGAAACTTTTATGGTGAAACTCGGCGCGAAGGCCAAATTTGACAGTTTCGCACTGATCACCGGCGCGGGTCTTGTGCGCCGGCAGATTTATAAGCTCTTTGCGGGCGCCGATGCCAAGGCTTCGCTGCGTGGCGTGTCGCTGCTGCGTGGGCGCGAACATGCCGATACGACTTTGTTCGTGCGTCATGTTGCGACTGGCTGCGAGGGTCGGCAGAACTTCCGCTACATTCTCGACAATGAGGCGACCGGCGTCTTCCAGGGCAAGATCGTCGTTGATCGCATTGCCCAGAAGACGGATGGCCGGATGCTCGCCAAGGCGCTGCTGCTCAGCGACGACGCGACGATGAACAGCCGGCCGGAGCTTGAAATCTTCGCTGATGACGTGGCCTGCGGTCATGGCGCGACCATCGGTGGCCTGAGCGAGGATCAGCTTTTCTATCTGCAATCGCGCGGCCTGCCGCGGAAGGAGGCTGAGGCTCTATTGCTCGAAGCCTTTGCGGCCGAACTCGTTGATGAGATCGGCGACGAAAGTCTTGTCACCGCCTATCGCGGTGAGGTGACGGCCTGGCTCGACGGGAGGGCGCAGGCATGA
- a CDS encoding cysteine desulfurase gives MNEHVTAPLDVAAIRRDFPALELKPYGKTLVYLDNAASAQKPRQVVDRMVYATYNEYSNVHRGLHYLANAATEAYEAARESVRSFLNAGSIDEIIFTKSATEAINLVASSFGQRFISEGDEIVLTTMEHHANIVPWHFLRERKGAVLKWVDVDDDGNFSLDAFEKALTDKTKIVAITHLSNVLGTVTPIKEIVKIAHARGIPVLVDGSQGAVHLDVDVRDLDVDFYAITGHKLYGPTGVGALYGKAEWLEKLPPFLGGGEMINEVTLDNVTYNEPPHRFEAGTPPIIQAVGLGAALDYMRDVGRAKIHAHENALSHYAHERMSRLNSVRIFGNAKDKGAILAFNLKGAHPHDVATIIDREGVAVRAGTHCAQPLLARFGVTSTCRASFAMYNTFEEVDKFIEALQKAEGLFA, from the coding sequence ATGAACGAACATGTGACCGCCCCGCTCGATGTCGCCGCGATCCGCCGTGACTTTCCGGCGCTCGAGCTAAAGCCTTACGGCAAGACGCTCGTCTATCTCGACAATGCCGCCTCGGCGCAAAAGCCGAGGCAGGTTGTCGATCGCATGGTCTATGCGACTTATAACGAATATTCCAATGTCCATCGCGGCCTACATTATCTCGCCAATGCAGCGACCGAGGCTTACGAGGCCGCGCGCGAGAGCGTGCGCAGCTTCCTCAATGCCGGCTCTATCGACGAAATCATCTTCACCAAATCGGCGACCGAGGCGATCAACCTTGTCGCCTCGTCGTTTGGACAGCGGTTCATCAGCGAGGGCGACGAGATCGTCCTCACCACGATGGAGCATCACGCCAATATCGTGCCGTGGCATTTCCTGCGCGAACGCAAGGGTGCGGTGCTGAAATGGGTCGATGTCGATGACGACGGCAATTTCTCGCTCGACGCGTTCGAGAAGGCGCTGACCGACAAGACCAAGATCGTCGCGATCACGCATCTTTCAAACGTGCTCGGCACGGTGACGCCTATCAAGGAGATCGTGAAGATCGCCCATGCGCGCGGTATCCCCGTACTCGTCGATGGTTCGCAGGGCGCCGTGCATCTCGATGTCGACGTGCGCGATCTCGATGTCGATTTCTATGCGATCACGGGCCACAAGCTTTATGGGCCGACCGGCGTCGGCGCTCTCTATGGCAAGGCGGAATGGTTGGAAAAGCTGCCGCCCTTCCTCGGCGGCGGCGAGATGATCAATGAGGTCACGCTGGACAACGTGACCTATAACGAGCCGCCGCACCGCTTCGAGGCGGGCACGCCGCCGATCATTCAGGCGGTCGGTCTTGGCGCAGCACTCGACTACATGCGCGACGTGGGCCGGGCGAAGATCCACGCGCACGAGAATGCGCTGAGCCATTATGCGCACGAGCGCATGTCGCGGCTCAATTCCGTGCGGATCTTCGGCAACGCCAAGGACAAGGGCGCCATCCTCGCCTTCAATCTCAAGGGCGCGCATCCGCACGATGTCGCGACGATCATCGATCGCGAAGGCGTCGCGGTGAGGGCCGGGACGCATTGCGCGCAGCCATTGCTGGCCCGTTTCGGCGTGACCTCGACATGCCGCGCCTCCTTCGCCATGTATAATACGTTCGAAGAAGTCGATAAATTCATCGAGGCTTTGCAAAAGGCGGAGGGTCTCTTTGCCTGA
- a CDS encoding iron-sulfur cluster assembly protein, giving the protein MPEELIKEAPALQPEAVENASPNEPQWFFAPGISPEDRARFTEEAVAAMKTVFDPEIPCDIYELGLIYVVLVDDSRKVLIDMTLTAPGCPVAGELIQSVQDAVGTVGGVAEVEVNMVFDPPWDQSRMSTQARIALDFY; this is encoded by the coding sequence TTGCCTGAGGAATTGATCAAGGAAGCGCCGGCGCTGCAGCCCGAAGCCGTCGAGAACGCCTCGCCGAACGAGCCGCAATGGTTCTTCGCGCCCGGCATCTCGCCGGAGGATCGTGCCCGCTTCACGGAAGAAGCGGTCGCGGCGATGAAGACGGTCTTTGACCCGGAAATCCCGTGCGACATCTACGAACTTGGGCTGATTTACGTCGTCCTTGTCGACGACAGCCGCAAGGTGCTGATCGACATGACGCTCACGGCGCCGGGCTGTCCGGTTGCCGGCGAATTGATCCAGTCGGTCCAGGATGCTGTCGGTACAGTCGGCGGCGTTGCGGAGGTTGAGGTCAATATGGTGTTCGATCCGCCGTGGGATCAAAGCCGGATGTCGACACAGGCGCGGATCGCGCTGGACTTTTATTGA
- a CDS encoding iron-sulfur cluster assembly accessory protein — protein sequence MAKAKFPIMTLTESAADRVRTLMAGHDAVGLRVGVKNGGCAGMSYTLDYVREIGPYDEAIEDKGVKIIIDPKALMFLFGTQMDFQADKLGSGFTFNNPNQTGACGCGESVAITPASEAQVEEARRANAG from the coding sequence ATGGCGAAAGCCAAGTTTCCGATCATGACATTGACCGAGTCTGCCGCGGATCGGGTCCGCACGCTGATGGCCGGCCACGATGCCGTGGGGCTGCGCGTCGGCGTCAAAAACGGCGGCTGCGCCGGCATGTCCTACACGCTCGATTATGTTCGGGAGATCGGTCCCTATGACGAGGCCATCGAGGACAAGGGCGTGAAGATCATCATCGACCCGAAGGCGCTGATGTTCCTTTTCGGCACCCAGATGGATTTCCAGGCCGACAAGCTCGGCTCGGGTTTCACCTTCAACAATCCGAACCAGACGGGTGCCTGCGGTTGTGGTGAATCGGTTGCCATCACCCCGGCGAGCGAAGCGCAGGTCGAAGAGGCTCGCCGCGCCAACGCCGGCTAA
- a CDS encoding aldo/keto reductase — translation MQYRPLGRTGIKVSPYCLGAMMFGKLANSDHDECIRIIHKALDSGINFVDTADRYSAGESEEIVGKALKGRRDHIVLATKVHGPMGDDPNMQGNSRRWITRAVEDSLRRLQTDYIDLYQIHRPAPETDIEETLSVLTDLMRAGKVRAIGSSTFPVSEIVEAQWVAERRGLNRFRVEQPPYSILDRGIERDMLPTCQRYGMGVIVWSPLAKGMLSGRYRKGQPLPDSLRVKYFHKQMTDERSLDVVEELIPLAQDAGLSLIHMALGFVMAHSIVTSAIIGPRTMQHLDDLLAGAEVRLGDDILDRIDQIAAPGVDIGLNEANYTPPAMLNPGLRRRPMSDRAAS, via the coding sequence ATGCAATACCGCCCGCTTGGGAGAACAGGCATCAAGGTGAGCCCCTACTGCTTGGGAGCTATGATGTTTGGGAAGCTGGCTAACTCTGATCATGACGAGTGCATCCGCATCATTCACAAGGCTTTGGATTCCGGAATCAATTTCGTCGACACCGCCGATCGCTACAGCGCCGGGGAGTCCGAGGAAATCGTTGGCAAAGCTCTCAAAGGGCGACGCGATCACATCGTGCTCGCGACTAAGGTGCATGGCCCCATGGGCGATGATCCGAATATGCAGGGCAACTCGCGGCGCTGGATCACCCGGGCAGTCGAGGACTCACTTCGTCGCTTGCAGACGGATTACATCGACCTCTATCAGATTCACCGCCCAGCACCGGAAACCGATATCGAGGAAACCCTTTCGGTTCTCACGGACCTCATGCGGGCGGGCAAAGTGCGGGCGATAGGCAGCTCGACCTTTCCCGTATCCGAAATCGTCGAGGCCCAATGGGTGGCCGAGCGTCGTGGCCTGAACCGTTTCCGTGTGGAACAGCCGCCATACTCGATCCTGGATCGCGGCATTGAGCGCGACATGCTTCCCACCTGCCAACGCTATGGCATGGGCGTGATCGTTTGGAGCCCGCTCGCGAAGGGGATGCTCTCAGGTCGCTATCGCAAGGGACAACCGCTGCCGGATTCGCTGCGGGTCAAATACTTCCACAAGCAAATGACCGATGAGCGCAGTCTAGACGTCGTTGAGGAACTAATCCCGCTTGCCCAAGACGCGGGATTGTCGCTGATTCACATGGCCCTCGGTTTCGTCATGGCCCACTCGATCGTCACATCAGCCATCATTGGACCCCGCACCATGCAGCATCTCGACGACCTTCTCGCCGGTGCAGAGGTTCGGCTTGGCGACGACATCTTAGACCGTATTGATCAGATCGCCGCACCTGGTGTCGACATCGGCTTGAACGAAGCGAACTACACTCCGCCCGCTATGCTTAATCCCGGCTTGCGTCGCCGCCCGATGTCGGACCGCGCGGCTTCCTGA
- a CDS encoding TetR/AcrR family transcriptional regulator, with protein sequence MVESSGEGPVRADARRSLVALLEAAKDVFAISGVDAPVRMIAEKAGVGIGTVYRHFPQRSDLIAAVFRNEVDACANAASVMSAQHAPGEALDRWLKRFIDFVATKRGFSAALHSGDPAYEQLPNYFMDRLAPALDGLLKAAAMTGEIRSDVEPVDLLLAIARLCSSDDKGGITKQSRRMVALLIDGLRQRAPLP encoded by the coding sequence ATGGTGGAATCCAGCGGTGAGGGACCCGTGCGTGCAGATGCACGACGTAGCCTCGTCGCCCTGCTCGAAGCGGCCAAGGATGTATTCGCGATTTCGGGCGTCGATGCGCCAGTTCGAATGATTGCGGAGAAGGCTGGCGTCGGAATCGGGACGGTCTACCGCCACTTTCCCCAGCGTTCGGACTTGATCGCAGCGGTGTTTCGTAACGAGGTCGATGCTTGTGCGAATGCGGCGTCCGTTATGTCGGCACAACACGCGCCCGGCGAAGCGCTTGATCGCTGGTTAAAGCGCTTCATTGATTTTGTTGCTACGAAGCGCGGGTTCTCTGCGGCTCTGCATTCCGGAGATCCGGCTTACGAACAATTGCCAAACTATTTTATGGATCGCCTGGCGCCGGCCTTGGACGGTTTGCTTAAGGCTGCAGCCATGACCGGCGAGATCAGATCCGACGTGGAGCCAGTAGATTTGCTGCTGGCGATTGCACGGTTGTGTTCATCCGATGATAAAGGGGGAATAACCAAGCAGTCGCGGCGCATGGTAGCCCTTCTGATCGACGGGCTCCGGCAGCGGGCGCCACTGCCATGA